Proteins found in one Fulvitalea axinellae genomic segment:
- a CDS encoding NPCBM/NEW2 domain-containing protein, with the protein MRESIYVIFLLFSSLSLMAQKKVELSELNLSDAKVVFGSAEKNKSVTNNALTVRGKQYDSGVGVSSGTEMFVWLDGKGNRFRTKVGVNDRFPLPKKVKSNVMTAGERLYYVEGKRHNFKFWHFKGLTDVSGEILPGSVVFEIRGDGALLWSSEVMKKGDRPKSANVDLSGVKILKLSVTDAGDGPSGDHADWLETVLEYEGDRPFLVDENYGASRSVSDGFFKKHLAPKLAKVRRGQVRYPDHGEADWLLNPAPWKAEIRAGDDGRSLELGNGLITRTFRLSPNLATVGFDNHMENQAVLRAVSPEGRLTIDGKTYTLGGLHGERERGYFKKAWLDDLFASPEDFFVADFEIGEIQAPFPWKQTRWSLVSQYPAKGKRLVFTLKHHAEALEGVTVKVYYEMYDGLPLLGKWIEVKNGKSVPLTVNKFSNEVLAVVEAESSKGKRDEIRKPNIHVESDYAFHNSRPQGASKVTTRWERDLKYTSQPNYRFEIPCVLESRPPIGPNQKVLPGDSFMTFRTFELVHDSHDRERKGLGIRRMYRALAPWAFENPIYMHVRSTDPKIVKRAIDQCAETGYEMVSLTFGSGLNFEDDSPANIAKFKALSDYAKSKGIALGGYSLLSSRRISESVDVINPETGKRRGVIHGGSPCLGTEWANDYFRKLKEFYEKTGFSQFTHDGSYPGQICASKDHKYHKGEHDSQWVAWKRITDFYKWLRSRGAYMNVPDFYFLSGSNKAAVGYREVNWSLPRERQIVLGRQNIYDGLWDRAPSMCWTFTPLVEYHGGGAQATLEPLKDHLKEYEAHMAQNYGSGIQSTYRGMRLYDSPATKALVIRMINWYKRYRAILSSDIIHVRRPDGRDYDAVLHVNPELKEKGFAMIYNPTERHLKKKIKLPMYYTGIKGKAIVKKEGGEAVEVNLNRNYDMEIEIDMEPNSYTWYVLESGDEDSL; encoded by the coding sequence ATGAGGGAGTCCATTTATGTGATTTTTCTACTTTTTAGCTCGCTGTCATTGATGGCGCAAAAGAAGGTGGAATTGTCCGAACTAAATTTGAGCGACGCTAAAGTCGTGTTCGGCTCGGCGGAAAAGAATAAGTCCGTAACCAATAACGCCCTGACTGTCCGGGGAAAACAATACGATAGCGGAGTTGGGGTAAGTTCGGGTACGGAGATGTTTGTTTGGCTGGACGGAAAAGGGAATAGGTTCAGAACCAAAGTGGGGGTGAACGACCGTTTTCCACTTCCGAAAAAGGTTAAGTCAAACGTGATGACAGCCGGCGAAAGGCTTTATTATGTTGAGGGCAAAAGACATAATTTCAAGTTCTGGCATTTTAAGGGCCTTACGGATGTCTCCGGAGAAATATTGCCGGGAAGCGTGGTGTTCGAGATTCGGGGTGACGGTGCGTTGCTCTGGTCCAGCGAGGTGATGAAAAAGGGCGATCGGCCGAAATCCGCGAACGTGGATTTGTCCGGCGTAAAAATCCTGAAGCTTTCGGTCACCGACGCCGGCGATGGCCCGAGTGGCGACCACGCCGATTGGCTGGAAACGGTGTTGGAGTACGAGGGCGACCGTCCGTTTTTGGTGGATGAAAATTACGGGGCGTCCCGAAGCGTTTCGGACGGGTTTTTCAAAAAACATTTGGCTCCTAAGTTGGCCAAAGTAAGGCGCGGACAAGTTCGTTACCCCGACCACGGCGAAGCGGATTGGCTTCTGAATCCCGCCCCTTGGAAAGCGGAGATACGGGCCGGCGACGATGGCAGGTCACTTGAATTGGGCAACGGGCTAATCACCCGGACGTTCCGCTTAAGTCCTAATTTGGCGACTGTTGGGTTTGATAATCATATGGAAAACCAAGCCGTTCTCAGGGCCGTGAGTCCTGAGGGAAGACTAACTATTGACGGCAAAACGTACACGCTAGGCGGGTTGCACGGTGAGCGGGAGCGGGGCTATTTCAAAAAAGCTTGGCTGGATGACCTGTTTGCCAGCCCGGAAGATTTCTTTGTGGCGGATTTCGAAATCGGGGAAATCCAAGCGCCGTTTCCTTGGAAACAGACACGTTGGAGCTTAGTGAGCCAATATCCGGCAAAAGGGAAACGGTTGGTTTTTACCCTGAAACACCATGCGGAGGCATTGGAAGGCGTTACCGTAAAAGTTTACTATGAGATGTACGACGGTTTGCCCCTGCTGGGCAAATGGATAGAAGTGAAAAACGGCAAGAGCGTTCCGCTTACGGTCAATAAGTTTTCGAATGAAGTGCTGGCCGTAGTGGAGGCCGAATCGAGCAAAGGCAAACGGGACGAGATCCGGAAGCCAAACATTCATGTGGAGAGCGATTACGCGTTTCATAATTCAAGGCCTCAGGGCGCCTCCAAGGTTACGACCCGTTGGGAGCGGGATTTGAAATACACTTCCCAGCCGAATTACCGTTTTGAGATCCCCTGCGTATTGGAGTCGAGGCCACCGATCGGTCCAAATCAGAAAGTGCTTCCCGGCGACTCGTTTATGACATTCAGGACATTCGAATTGGTTCACGACTCACACGACCGTGAGCGCAAAGGTCTTGGGATACGCCGCATGTACAGGGCTTTGGCTCCTTGGGCTTTCGAAAACCCGATTTATATGCATGTTCGCTCTACGGACCCAAAGATTGTCAAAAGGGCGATCGACCAATGCGCCGAGACGGGATATGAAATGGTCAGCCTGACCTTTGGCAGCGGACTTAATTTTGAAGACGACAGCCCGGCGAACATCGCCAAGTTTAAAGCCCTGAGCGATTACGCAAAATCCAAAGGCATAGCGCTGGGCGGTTATTCGCTTTTGTCAAGCAGGAGAATAAGCGAATCCGTCGATGTGATTAATCCGGAAACTGGCAAACGCAGAGGTGTGATTCACGGAGGTTCCCCGTGCCTCGGTACGGAATGGGCCAATGATTATTTCCGAAAACTAAAGGAGTTTTATGAAAAGACAGGCTTCAGCCAATTCACCCACGACGGGTCGTACCCGGGACAAATTTGCGCTTCGAAAGACCATAAATACCACAAAGGCGAGCATGATTCGCAGTGGGTGGCGTGGAAGCGAATAACGGATTTTTATAAGTGGCTCCGGAGCCGTGGCGCTTATATGAACGTTCCGGATTTTTATTTCCTGTCGGGAAGCAACAAGGCCGCTGTCGGATATCGTGAGGTGAATTGGTCTTTGCCACGCGAAAGGCAGATTGTGTTGGGCAGGCAGAACATCTACGACGGACTTTGGGACAGGGCGCCTAGCATGTGCTGGACGTTCACGCCTTTGGTCGAATACCACGGAGGCGGAGCCCAGGCTACGCTTGAGCCTTTGAAAGACCACTTGAAAGAATACGAGGCGCATATGGCCCAAAACTACGGTTCGGGAATCCAGTCCACATACAGGGGGATGAGGCTGTATGACTCGCCGGCGACCAAGGCCTTGGTGATCCGGATGATTAATTGGTATAAGCGCTATCGGGCGATTTTGAGTTCTGACATCATCCATGTTCGCCGTCCTGACGGCCGTGATTATGACGCCGTTTTGCACGTAAATCCGGAATTGAAGGAGAAAGGGTTCGCAATGATCTATAACCCTACGGAAAGGCATCTGAAAAAGAAAATCAAGTTGCCGATGTATTACACGGGCATCAAAGGCAAAGCGATAGTGAAAAAAGAAGGAGGCGAGGCTGTGGAGGTGAATCTCAACCGAAATTACGATATGGAAATCGAAATTGATATGGAGCCGAATTCCTACACTTGGTACGTGTTGGAAAGCGGAGACGAGGACAGTCTATAA
- a CDS encoding NPCBM/NEW2 domain-containing protein has protein sequence MGFFRNALWALFLFSCVGVASAQNSSPLSELNLGKAKVVYGQAVKNRSVTHSRMMVAGQSYGNGVGVHSGTEMFVWLEGKGLKFTAQVGVNDKTKLPKNVKSNVMTEGERLYYVEGKYHGQPYKHFKGLTNKQGEIASGSVIFEVYGDNKLLWESGEIRQGDAPKELSVNLKGIKMLKLTVKDLGDGPSGDHANWIGAELSYKGSRPFLVEESYAFAKGASDKFFKKNLAPKLRRLSLEPTNFPDPADRDWLIDPKPWRSGVYRGADKKSLVLTNGLVSRTFRITPNLATAGLRNRMNGEEMLRAVSPEGRLEIDGKTYMVGGLRGEIERGYFKENWVDNMYADPADFYVTDFEVGEIEERFAWKKKRWSLVSQYPAKGKRLVFTLKHHDKALEGVVVKVHYEIYDGLPLFDKWMTVENKGGKNIRINKFSNEVLAMVEASSSVDADMKMYPNIDVESDYAFHSFRPKGANRTTNWERDLKYTSQASYSLKTPCILESRPPIGPNQLVKQGGEFETFRTFELIHDSYDRERKGLSRKRMYRAIAPWAFENPIFMHLTSTDPKVVKTAIDQCVETGYEMVILSFGSGLNMEDEREGNYKKFKELHDYAVSKGIELGSYSLLSSRWISDEVDVINPKTGKRGGVIHGSAPCLGSDWGHDYFRKLRKFYEKTDFDLLEHDGSYPGQICASEKHTHHQGTEDSQWHAWKQITDFYKWLRGRGVYMNIPDYYFLSGTNKTGIGYREVNWSLPRDRQIMLGRQNIYDGQWERTPSMCWTFVPLVQYHGGGKAATLEPLKDHLFEYEAHMAQNYGSGVQACYRGPRLYDSPKTKELVVKMIKWYKEYRDIMNSDIVHVRRPDGRDYDAIMHVNPELKEKGFAMIYNPTDKRLKKKIKLPMYYTGIKGKALVKKEGGKAVEVKLNRNYDMEIEIDMEPNSYTWYVLESGDEKSL, from the coding sequence ATGGGATTTTTTAGGAATGCCTTATGGGCTTTGTTCTTGTTTTCCTGCGTCGGGGTGGCCTCCGCGCAGAACAGCTCCCCGCTGTCGGAGCTGAACTTGGGTAAGGCCAAGGTGGTCTACGGCCAAGCCGTAAAGAACCGCTCCGTCACCCACAGCCGGATGATGGTGGCCGGCCAGAGCTACGGAAACGGCGTGGGAGTGCACTCGGGCACGGAGATGTTCGTTTGGCTTGAGGGCAAAGGCCTCAAGTTTACGGCTCAGGTGGGCGTAAACGATAAGACCAAACTGCCGAAAAACGTCAAATCCAACGTAATGACCGAAGGCGAGCGCCTGTATTACGTCGAGGGAAAATATCACGGCCAGCCATACAAACACTTCAAGGGCCTGACGAACAAGCAAGGAGAAATCGCTTCCGGTTCGGTAATCTTCGAAGTGTACGGCGACAATAAGCTACTGTGGGAGAGTGGCGAGATCCGCCAAGGCGACGCCCCGAAAGAGCTTAGCGTAAACTTGAAAGGCATAAAAATGCTGAAGCTTACCGTCAAGGATCTCGGCGACGGGCCTAGTGGCGACCACGCCAACTGGATCGGCGCGGAGCTTTCTTACAAAGGTTCCCGTCCGTTTTTGGTGGAGGAGTCTTACGCTTTCGCAAAAGGGGCCTCTGATAAATTCTTCAAGAAAAACCTCGCCCCGAAGCTTCGCAGGTTGTCTTTGGAGCCCACAAATTTCCCCGATCCGGCCGACCGTGACTGGCTGATCGATCCTAAGCCTTGGAGGTCCGGGGTTTACCGTGGCGCCGACAAGAAATCGTTGGTGCTGACCAACGGCTTGGTGTCGCGTACTTTCCGCATTACTCCAAACTTGGCCACCGCCGGCCTGCGCAACCGTATGAACGGTGAGGAAATGCTTCGTGCCGTTAGCCCTGAAGGGCGTCTGGAAATAGACGGGAAGACGTATATGGTAGGTGGTCTCCGTGGCGAGATCGAGCGCGGATATTTCAAGGAAAACTGGGTGGACAATATGTACGCTGACCCGGCGGACTTTTACGTGACCGATTTCGAAGTCGGTGAGATAGAAGAGCGTTTCGCTTGGAAAAAGAAGCGCTGGAGCCTCGTTAGCCAGTATCCGGCCAAAGGCAAGCGTCTTGTTTTTACCCTAAAGCATCACGACAAAGCTTTGGAAGGCGTAGTAGTCAAGGTTCATTACGAAATCTATGACGGCTTGCCGTTGTTCGACAAATGGATGACTGTGGAGAACAAAGGCGGAAAAAATATCCGCATCAACAAGTTCTCGAACGAAGTGTTGGCCATGGTGGAAGCCTCGTCTTCAGTGGACGCCGACATGAAAATGTATCCGAATATCGATGTGGAAAGCGATTACGCGTTCCATTCTTTCCGTCCGAAAGGCGCCAACCGCACTACCAATTGGGAGCGTGATTTGAAATATACTTCGCAAGCCAGCTACAGCCTCAAGACGCCATGTATTCTCGAATCCCGTCCGCCTATCGGGCCGAACCAGTTGGTGAAACAAGGCGGAGAGTTCGAAACTTTCCGTACGTTCGAATTGATCCACGACAGTTATGACCGTGAGCGCAAAGGCTTGTCGAGAAAAAGAATGTACAGGGCCATCGCTCCTTGGGCTTTTGAAAATCCTATTTTCATGCACCTTACCTCAACGGATCCGAAAGTGGTGAAGACCGCCATCGACCAATGCGTTGAGACGGGATACGAGATGGTGATCCTTAGCTTCGGCAGTGGCCTGAACATGGAAGACGAGCGCGAAGGCAATTACAAGAAATTCAAAGAGCTTCACGATTACGCCGTTTCCAAAGGAATCGAACTCGGTAGTTACTCTCTGCTTTCCAGCCGTTGGATCAGCGACGAGGTGGATGTTATCAACCCGAAAACGGGTAAGCGCGGTGGCGTAATTCACGGAAGCGCGCCCTGCCTGGGCAGTGACTGGGGACACGACTATTTCCGCAAGCTCCGTAAGTTTTATGAGAAAACGGATTTTGACCTGTTGGAGCACGACGGATCGTATCCGGGCCAGATCTGTGCGTCGGAGAAACATACGCACCACCAAGGCACGGAGGATTCGCAGTGGCACGCCTGGAAGCAAATCACCGATTTTTACAAGTGGCTCCGCGGCCGTGGCGTGTATATGAACATTCCCGATTACTATTTCCTGAGCGGAACGAACAAAACCGGTATCGGCTACCGCGAGGTGAACTGGTCTTTGCCGCGCGACAGACAGATTATGCTCGGTCGTCAGAACATCTACGACGGGCAGTGGGAGCGTACACCGAGTATGTGCTGGACCTTCGTGCCGTTGGTACAATACCATGGCGGAGGAAAAGCCGCTACTTTGGAACCGCTGAAAGACCACTTGTTCGAATACGAGGCGCATATGGCGCAGAACTACGGTTCGGGTGTTCAGGCCTGCTATCGCGGACCTCGCCTGTACGATTCGCCTAAGACCAAGGAATTGGTGGTGAAGATGATCAAGTGGTATAAAGAATACCGCGATATCATGAACTCCGATATCGTACACGTTCGCCGTCCGGACGGCCGTGATTACGACGCCATTATGCACGTGAATCCCGAACTGAAGGAAAAAGGATTCGCCATGATCTATAACCCAACGGACAAGCGCCTGAAAAAGAAAATCAAATTGCCGATGTACTACACCGGTATCAAGGGCAAAGCTTTGGTGAAAAAAGAAGGAGGAAAAGCCGTAGAGGTTAAGCTTAACCGTAATTACGATATGGAAATCGAGATTGATATGGAGCCGAATTCCTACACTTGGTATGTGTTGGAAAGCGGTGACGAAAAAAGTCTCTAA
- a CDS encoding RagB/SusD family nutrient uptake outer membrane protein, with product MKKILMSIALLASGCFFVSCQDSELDQETPHLIAADNLYKDKAGFESGLYGVYSLVRNERSGVSVKKAGKVGTSNALVIGCMMGGTDVITSSYPRTESQFIVYWQDHLNPQNTYMRLIWEWLYKIVNSSNTIINRAENGEHSMTPDDTKYIVAEAKFMRAWAYRHLTYLYGEVPLSVEESNGTNIRMDWTRSSLDEVFKFMESDLKEAVSVLSATPLNDVRVVKGAAQHYLAELYVRMGRYNDAITVGKDLIEKGPHALITERYGKYTDQPGVAYMDMFKDGNTNISEGNTEALWVFPSEYDVEGGKGRNIMRRELISDYNKAIGLAYSVERGGRGQDRLCATNYMLTEAYGDDLVTGNETIQDDRASEHAWRKYFVVSDYDDLSKIQKDDVKVGDKLWMTTVSEFKGRESFRVNTRKWDWTRAENVKETYGYNDHLYLRLADTYLLMAEAYVKDGNAGEALKYVNAIRERANAVPATAGDMTIDYILDERARELYSEEHRRYTLLRNDKWLERTKAHNVVAGPKVTDRDKLYPIPQNFIDANVESTISNNPGYN from the coding sequence ATGAAAAAGATATTAATGTCAATTGCGCTGTTGGCTTCGGGATGCTTTTTCGTCTCGTGCCAAGACAGCGAGCTGGATCAGGAGACTCCCCACCTGATTGCCGCCGACAACCTGTATAAAGACAAAGCGGGCTTTGAGTCCGGACTTTACGGTGTATACTCGCTTGTTAGAAATGAGCGAAGCGGAGTTAGTGTTAAAAAGGCCGGTAAAGTCGGTACTTCCAACGCTTTGGTGATTGGCTGTATGATGGGCGGTACCGATGTTATTACGTCAAGCTACCCGCGTACGGAATCACAGTTTATCGTGTACTGGCAAGACCATTTGAATCCTCAGAACACTTACATGAGGCTGATTTGGGAATGGTTGTACAAGATTGTGAACAGTTCCAACACCATAATCAACCGCGCTGAGAATGGCGAGCATTCCATGACGCCGGACGATACCAAATACATTGTGGCGGAAGCCAAGTTTATGAGGGCTTGGGCGTATCGTCACTTGACATACCTTTATGGCGAAGTGCCGTTAAGCGTTGAGGAGTCTAACGGTACAAACATCCGTATGGACTGGACCAGATCGTCATTGGATGAGGTTTTCAAATTCATGGAATCTGACCTGAAAGAGGCGGTAAGCGTATTGAGCGCAACACCTCTGAACGATGTACGAGTTGTTAAGGGTGCCGCTCAGCATTATTTGGCGGAGCTTTATGTCCGCATGGGACGCTACAATGATGCGATTACAGTGGGTAAAGATCTGATTGAAAAAGGACCGCACGCTTTGATTACTGAGCGTTACGGAAAGTATACTGATCAGCCGGGTGTTGCTTACATGGACATGTTCAAAGACGGCAACACGAACATCAGTGAAGGCAACACGGAAGCGTTGTGGGTATTTCCGAGCGAATATGACGTTGAAGGTGGAAAAGGCCGAAACATCATGCGTCGCGAGTTGATCTCCGACTATAACAAAGCTATCGGCTTGGCCTATTCGGTTGAGCGTGGTGGCCGTGGTCAGGACAGGCTTTGCGCCACCAACTATATGTTGACCGAAGCTTACGGTGATGACCTTGTTACCGGTAACGAGACGATTCAGGATGACAGGGCTTCGGAGCACGCTTGGAGAAAATACTTCGTGGTTAGTGACTATGATGATCTTTCCAAGATCCAGAAAGACGACGTTAAAGTCGGTGATAAGCTTTGGATGACTACGGTTTCGGAATTTAAAGGTCGTGAGTCTTTCAGAGTGAATACCAGAAAGTGGGACTGGACTAGAGCGGAAAACGTAAAAGAGACATACGGTTATAACGACCACCTTTACCTTCGTCTCGCCGACACATACTTACTGATGGCCGAAGCTTACGTGAAAGACGGAAACGCGGGAGAAGCCCTGAAGTACGTAAACGCCATTAGGGAAAGAGCGAACGCTGTTCCGGCTACGGCAGGTGATATGACTATCGATTATATCCTTGACGAGCGTGCCCGTGAACTTTATTCGGAAGAACACAGAAGATATACTCTTCTGCGTAACGACAAGTGGTTGGAGAGAACCAAAGCTCACAACGTCGTGGCTGGACCGAAAGTGACGGACCGGGATAAACTTTACCCGATTCCGCAAAACTTTATCGATGCCAACGTCGAAAGCACTATTTCGAATAACCCAGGGTATAACTGA
- a CDS encoding TonB-dependent receptor: MKKKLQVHSRGCVNWGWRLILSLILLQGMAFGTARAESAYAQEKKFSIAETMHLKDLFKYITDNSEFNVFFGNEDIPKLEVTVKVKDATVHEVLGQALKKTNLYFVVKDKQVLIKKKAPAKKQEKKRTVSGTVKDENGEGVPGASVMIKGTETGTTTDFDGKFVLEVKDADVLQVSFVGYLKQDVQVGNRSVIDVALEPSVAELEEIVVVGYGVQKKSDLTGSVTTITPSRMEGKPNANFSQALQGALPGVTISVTSSSAEGGNTSLLLRGRNSINASNDPLIVLDGIPFSGGLSDINTADIESINVLKDASSTAIYGSRGANGVILITTKKGTEGKPTISYSGYYAVSKIGKMLDVYNGPEYAAWKKERFGVDLDPFEQEILDAGEWIDWQDEVTQTGVKQEHNLSIRGGTENTKYFVSGTYFGAKGIAINDEFERFNLRINLDQKIFDWLTYSTNNQLTHLDRSGLPVDIGWGYKMNPLTKKYDERGSYTIYPWETDTYFKNPFQPTLAVNDDLSYRVITNNIFKVDMPYVEGLSYKLNTGIEIGFREQGTYWGRDTWTGVDLGGKAETSDGIDKKYLIENIVSYVKSWGKHNFNFTGLYSYQYEKTRINSLTASNFPNDVLTYYEPKLGGLVVPEVEFRSSTLLSQMGRLNYGYDDRYMATFTVRRDGYSGFGDDEKYGVFPSVALGWNIHNESFFDVEAVSNLKLRLSHGKSGNQAVGPYDNLAKMSVQNFVNGGATLPGFVPANLANDVLSWESTTTTNIGVDFGLFQGKIQGTLDVYKSNTEDLLFARSVPSSHGFTTIIDNIGETENMGIELGLKAYVLEREDFSWFANVNMSANKNKIVALEGGYDKPDDNLFIGEPIRVNYGYVFDGVWQQGEDIANSAQPNAVPGDVKLKDVNGDNAIGSEDRQIQGQLDPTWTWGMENTFTYKNFSLYVFMHGVNGVTKHNNAKLNADSFQGRANTNVKTYWTPENPINSYPRNHENANIFKAKIFESANFVRVKDITLSYTLNPEVAKRFKMQNLKIYATGRNLFTITDWDGMDPEINGQLGVPLQEEYVLGVQLSF, translated from the coding sequence ATGAAAAAAAAACTACAAGTCCATTCACGTGGATGCGTTAACTGGGGGTGGAGGCTGATTTTAAGCCTTATTCTTCTCCAAGGCATGGCCTTCGGGACCGCGAGGGCCGAAAGCGCTTACGCCCAAGAAAAGAAGTTCAGCATTGCCGAAACGATGCATCTGAAAGACCTTTTCAAGTACATTACAGACAACAGCGAATTCAACGTATTTTTCGGAAACGAGGATATTCCTAAGCTGGAAGTGACGGTAAAGGTGAAAGACGCCACCGTACACGAGGTTTTGGGCCAAGCCCTCAAAAAGACGAACCTTTATTTTGTAGTTAAGGACAAGCAGGTACTGATCAAAAAGAAGGCTCCGGCAAAAAAGCAGGAGAAAAAACGAACAGTGTCAGGTACCGTAAAGGACGAAAACGGTGAGGGAGTTCCCGGCGCCAGCGTTATGATCAAAGGTACCGAAACCGGCACCACTACTGACTTTGACGGCAAGTTTGTACTTGAGGTGAAAGATGCTGATGTGCTTCAGGTGAGCTTTGTGGGTTACTTGAAGCAGGACGTGCAGGTAGGTAACCGTAGCGTTATCGACGTGGCGCTTGAGCCGTCGGTAGCCGAGTTGGAAGAGATCGTGGTTGTAGGATATGGCGTTCAGAAGAAGTCAGATTTGACAGGTTCTGTTACGACTATCACCCCTTCTCGTATGGAGGGTAAGCCAAACGCCAACTTCTCGCAAGCTTTGCAGGGCGCGTTGCCGGGTGTGACGATTAGCGTAACTTCGTCTTCGGCCGAAGGAGGAAACACTTCTCTTTTGCTTCGTGGCCGTAACTCGATCAACGCTTCCAACGATCCGTTGATCGTTCTTGACGGAATCCCGTTCAGTGGAGGCCTTTCGGATATCAATACCGCTGATATCGAATCTATCAACGTTTTGAAGGACGCCTCATCTACTGCTATTTACGGTTCAAGGGGTGCGAATGGCGTTATTCTTATTACGACCAAAAAAGGTACGGAAGGCAAGCCGACGATCTCTTATAGCGGATACTACGCCGTGAGTAAAATCGGAAAGATGCTCGACGTATACAACGGCCCTGAATACGCCGCGTGGAAAAAAGAGCGTTTTGGTGTTGACCTTGATCCGTTTGAGCAGGAAATATTAGACGCTGGCGAATGGATCGATTGGCAGGATGAGGTAACGCAGACTGGCGTAAAACAAGAACATAACCTTTCGATTAGAGGTGGAACTGAAAACACAAAGTATTTTGTGTCAGGAACATACTTTGGTGCGAAGGGTATCGCTATAAATGATGAGTTTGAGCGTTTTAACTTGAGAATCAACCTTGACCAGAAGATTTTTGACTGGTTGACTTACTCTACAAATAATCAGTTGACCCATTTGGATCGTAGCGGTTTGCCGGTAGACATCGGTTGGGGATATAAAATGAACCCGTTGACCAAGAAATACGATGAGCGGGGCAGTTACACCATTTACCCTTGGGAAACGGACACGTACTTCAAAAACCCTTTCCAGCCTACTTTGGCCGTGAACGATGACTTGAGCTATCGCGTAATCACCAACAATATCTTTAAAGTGGACATGCCTTATGTTGAAGGTCTGAGCTACAAGCTGAATACTGGTATTGAGATTGGTTTTCGTGAGCAAGGCACCTACTGGGGACGCGATACTTGGACTGGTGTAGACCTTGGTGGTAAGGCTGAGACTTCGGACGGAATCGACAAGAAGTATTTGATCGAGAACATTGTTTCTTATGTGAAGTCATGGGGTAAGCATAACTTTAACTTCACTGGCCTTTACAGTTATCAGTACGAAAAAACAAGGATCAATTCTTTAACCGCGTCAAACTTCCCTAACGATGTTTTGACATACTATGAGCCGAAACTTGGCGGTTTGGTTGTTCCTGAAGTGGAATTCAGAAGCTCTACCCTTCTTTCGCAGATGGGCCGTCTGAACTACGGGTACGATGATCGTTATATGGCGACATTCACGGTTCGTCGTGACGGCTATTCAGGATTCGGCGATGATGAAAAATATGGCGTGTTTCCGTCGGTGGCTTTGGGTTGGAATATCCATAACGAAAGCTTCTTTGATGTGGAAGCGGTTAGCAACTTGAAGTTGAGACTTTCGCATGGTAAGAGCGGTAACCAAGCTGTGGGGCCATATGATAACTTGGCGAAAATGAGCGTTCAGAATTTCGTGAATGGCGGCGCTACTTTGCCTGGTTTTGTTCCCGCTAACTTGGCTAACGACGTATTGAGCTGGGAATCAACAACCACTACTAACATCGGTGTTGACTTCGGACTTTTCCAAGGAAAGATTCAAGGTACTTTGGATGTTTATAAATCGAATACCGAAGACCTCCTTTTCGCAAGATCAGTACCTTCGTCTCACGGTTTTACCACGATTATTGACAATATCGGTGAGACAGAAAACATGGGTATTGAATTGGGCTTGAAAGCTTACGTTTTGGAGCGTGAGGATTTCAGCTGGTTCGCAAATGTTAACATGTCGGCCAACAAGAACAAGATTGTTGCTTTGGAAGGCGGATATGATAAGCCGGACGATAATCTCTTCATCGGTGAGCCTATCAGGGTTAACTACGGTTATGTGTTTGACGGTGTGTGGCAACAAGGCGAAGACATCGCAAATTCGGCCCAGCCAAACGCTGTACCGGGTGACGTTAAGTTGAAGGACGTGAACGGGGACAATGCCATTGGATCCGAAGACCGTCAGATTCAGGGACAACTTGACCCGACATGGACTTGGGGTATGGAAAATACTTTTACATATAAGAACTTCTCTCTTTACGTATTCATGCATGGCGTGAATGGTGTAACGAAACACAATAACGCGAAGCTGAATGCTGATTCTTTTCAGGGACGTGCGAATACCAACGTGAAAACGTATTGGACACCGGAGAATCCGATCAATTCTTATCCAAGAAACCATGAGAATGCCAATATCTTCAAAGCGAAGATATTTGAGAGTGCGAATTTTGTCAGAGTCAAGGATATAACACTTTCGTATACCTTGAATCCAGAAGTGGCAAAGAGGTTCAAGATGCAGAATCTGAAAATCTACGCCACTGGCCGTAACCTTTTCACCATTACGGATTGGGACGGAATGGATCCTGAAATCAATGGGCAATTGGGCGTGCCTTTGCAAGAAGAGTATGTTCTTGGTGTTCAACTCAGCTTTTAA